In a single window of the Gemmatimonadota bacterium genome:
- a CDS encoding flagellar motor protein MotB — translation MKTDREQPIIIIRKIVKKGGGHHGGAWKVAFADFMTAMMALFLVLWLVTQSSEIRSSIAGYFQDPLGRSNESGASMIPGEGQPMTPTRAQIQAKPADGRHDELLQLSQQIKESLPDSLASAGLSQHVVIEVTDEGLRISLLEDSTDVFFASGSATLFPKAQQLFTSIGTVLERVGYPVIIEGHTDSHPFAAGKGYTNWELSADRANSARRALILGGYDGEKVTAVRGLADREPRIPTDPSAPQNRRVTILVQVPKVGEIPAATTTAPKPDSQAAGRRPE, via the coding sequence ATGAAGACCGATCGTGAACAACCCATCATCATCATCCGGAAGATCGTGAAGAAGGGCGGCGGCCACCACGGCGGCGCGTGGAAGGTGGCGTTTGCCGACTTCATGACCGCGATGATGGCGCTCTTCCTGGTGCTCTGGCTGGTCACGCAGAGCTCCGAGATCCGCTCCTCGATCGCGGGCTATTTCCAGGATCCGCTCGGCCGCAGCAATGAGTCGGGCGCGTCGATGATTCCGGGTGAAGGGCAACCGATGACACCGACCCGGGCGCAGATCCAGGCCAAGCCGGCCGACGGTCGGCACGACGAGTTGCTGCAGCTGAGCCAGCAGATCAAGGAATCGCTGCCGGATTCGCTCGCGTCGGCGGGATTGAGTCAGCACGTGGTGATCGAGGTCACCGATGAGGGGCTGCGGATCTCGCTGCTCGAGGATTCGACCGATGTCTTCTTTGCGAGCGGCAGCGCGACGCTTTTCCCGAAGGCGCAGCAGCTCTTCACCTCGATCGGCACGGTGCTTGAGCGGGTGGGATATCCGGTCATCATCGAGGGCCACACCGACTCGCACCCTTTTGCTGCGGGCAAGGGCTACACCAACTGGGAGCTGAGTGCCGACCGCGCCAACTCCGCCCGGCGGGCGCTGATCCTCGGGGGATACGACGGCGAAAAAGTCACAGCCGTCCGCGGGCTGGCCGATCGTGAGCCGCGGATTCCGACAGATCCGTCGGCGCCGCAGAATCGTAGAGTGACCATTCTGGTGCAGGTGCCGAAGGTCGGCGAGATCCCCGCTGCCACCACCACGGCGCCGAAACCGGACAGCCAGGCGGCGGGGCGGAGGCCGGAGTGA
- the motA gene encoding flagellar motor stator protein MotA, whose product MFAIIGLLVVIVSVLGGFAMAGGPMAVLLAWSEWVVICGTAIGTVLVSTPQPVLKALVKKLPGVFKPSIVTREYFVDVLKALFELFQVARRDGLIAIESHIEEPEKSSIFKRYPSLSGNHHAVEFLCDALRTVLVGSVPAHDLEAMLEMEIDVHHEADHQMVAALTRVADSLPGIGIVAAVLGIVVTMQSIGGPIGEIGHHVASALVGTFLGILLSYGFIAPIASNLEARNQEEAQLYLVLKAGTIAFAKNLPPIVAAEFARKAISADTRPTFLEMEAACKSTRLEKAA is encoded by the coding sequence GTGTTCGCGATCATTGGTCTGCTAGTCGTCATTGTCTCCGTCCTTGGCGGATTCGCCATGGCCGGCGGGCCAATGGCCGTGCTGCTGGCCTGGTCCGAATGGGTCGTGATCTGCGGAACGGCGATCGGAACCGTGCTGGTGTCGACGCCCCAGCCGGTCCTCAAGGCGCTGGTGAAGAAGCTCCCCGGAGTCTTCAAACCGAGCATCGTGACGCGGGAGTACTTTGTTGATGTCCTGAAGGCGCTGTTCGAGCTCTTCCAGGTCGCCCGCCGCGACGGCCTGATCGCGATCGAATCGCACATCGAGGAGCCCGAGAAGAGCAGCATCTTCAAGCGCTATCCGTCGCTGAGTGGCAACCATCACGCGGTGGAGTTTCTCTGCGATGCGTTGCGCACAGTGCTCGTGGGCAGCGTGCCGGCTCACGACCTCGAAGCGATGCTGGAAATGGAAATTGACGTACATCACGAAGCCGACCACCAGATGGTCGCGGCACTGACCCGGGTGGCCGATTCGCTCCCCGGCATCGGTATCGTCGCGGCGGTGCTCGGCATCGTGGTGACGATGCAGAGCATTGGCGGACCGATCGGCGAGATTGGTCATCACGTCGCCTCGGCGCTCGTGGGCACCTTCCTCGGCATCCTGCTCTCCTACGGCTTCATTGCGCCGATTGCCTCGAACCTCGAGGCACGCAACCAGGAAGAAGCCCAGCTCTACCTCGTTCTCAAGGCCGGCACCATCGCCTTCGCGAAGAACCTGCCGCCGATCGTGGCGGCCGAGTTCGCGCGCAAGGCGATCAGTGCAGACACCCGGCCGACGTTCCTCGAAATGGAAGCGGCGTGCAAGTCGACCCGCCTGGAGAAGGCGGCATGA